A stretch of Pseudoclavibacter chungangensis DNA encodes these proteins:
- a CDS encoding carbohydrate ABC transporter permease gives MRTTERRAARREAAAGYLLLSPALIGVVLFLLVPIGVLVWLTFRSWDLLGPVRPAGLDNWTAVVSDPAYVRSFLVTAIYVVLVIPVQTTLGVLLATLLSRNLPGSTFVRTVLVLPWVCAPLVLGVVWRWIFRPDGALNALIGVRIEWLTDPWLALPVVAFVSAWSQVGYVTLFFMAGLASIPTQVIEAARIDGASEWRIFWSIKLPLLRPTTFFVLVTSVIASFQAFDLVYALVPDGGPKGTTDLIAQRIYSQTVEANEIGRAAVLALVLFVVLLVVTLAQNAYFSKRMTYDRT, from the coding sequence GTGCGGACGACTGAGCGCCGGGCGGCGCGCCGGGAGGCGGCCGCCGGCTACCTCCTGCTTTCACCGGCACTCATCGGCGTCGTCCTGTTCCTTCTCGTGCCGATCGGCGTGCTCGTCTGGCTGACGTTCCGGTCGTGGGACCTCCTGGGCCCCGTCCGACCCGCCGGTCTCGACAACTGGACCGCCGTCGTGTCGGACCCGGCGTACGTGCGCTCGTTCCTCGTGACGGCGATCTACGTGGTCCTCGTCATCCCCGTGCAGACGACGCTCGGGGTCCTCCTCGCCACGCTCCTCAGCCGCAACCTCCCGGGCTCGACGTTCGTGCGCACCGTCCTCGTCCTCCCCTGGGTGTGTGCGCCGCTCGTGCTCGGTGTCGTGTGGCGCTGGATCTTCCGCCCGGACGGTGCCCTCAACGCGCTCATCGGCGTGCGCATCGAGTGGCTCACCGATCCGTGGCTCGCGCTCCCAGTCGTCGCGTTCGTGAGCGCGTGGAGCCAGGTCGGCTACGTGACCCTCTTCTTCATGGCGGGGCTCGCCTCGATCCCGACGCAGGTGATCGAGGCTGCACGCATCGACGGTGCGAGCGAGTGGCGGATCTTCTGGAGCATCAAGCTGCCGCTCCTGCGCCCCACGACGTTCTTCGTCCTCGTCACGTCCGTCATCGCCAGCTTCCAGGCCTTCGACCTGGTCTATGCCCTCGTCCCGGACGGCGGCCCGAAGGGCACGACCGATCTGATCGCGCAACGCATCTACTCGCAGACGGTCGAGGCGAACGAGATCGGGCGTGCCGCGGTGTTGGCGCTCGTCCTGTTCGTCGTCCTGCTCGTCGTGACCCTTGCACAGAACGCCTACTTCTCGAAGCGGATGACCTATGACCGAACGTGA